Proteins encoded together in one Lathamus discolor isolate bLatDis1 chromosome 3, bLatDis1.hap1, whole genome shotgun sequence window:
- the LOC136009999 gene encoding LOW QUALITY PROTEIN: aryl hydrocarbon receptor-like (The sequence of the model RefSeq protein was modified relative to this genomic sequence to represent the inferred CDS: inserted 5 bases in 3 codons) codes for MQYCRSSRCSPRSGVGQGLDSSVVAYNLDQVPPENSSFLERSSLCRLRCLLDNSSGLLALNPQGRLKFLYAQNRRXRPPSVLQVRTKDIIFRMKHKLDFTPLACAAKGKMVLGCKRAELWMCGMGYQLAHAANMLHCAENHGRMMKMGKRGLTVLCLLTKENSWKWVQANAQLVYRNGEPESIIVTQRPLLDEEGGEHLQKQSMHLPFTFATGEALLYQSCDPLPGFPDPFQSKGKWRQSKKTSQSHEGHFHRSSIDPSSPLGAVMQQTSPVSTSRPAPNASSSSSFVDHLQDVSLDAGRGAWSTDAALVSSRGDSVKEDVQQEGPLLATLDSLSLXCDENCSNTGLFSALGALXNGEDLELLLLGERMVMVNMDPDLSPSCSDVVSSSL; via the exons atgcagtacTGTCGTTCCAGCAGAT GTTCTCCtcgatcaggcg TGGGGCAAGGTCTCGACTCTTCTGTTGTCGCCTATAACCTGGATCAGGTTCCCCCTGAAAACTCCTCCTTTCTGGAAAGGAGCTCCCTGTGCCGCTTGCGCTGCCTCCTGGATAACTCCTCTGGCCTCCT GGCTTTAAACCCCCAAGGCAGGCTGAAATTCCTATATGCGCAGAACAGAA TTCGGCCCCCATCCGTCCTGCAGGTCCGCACCAAGGACATTATCTTCAGGATGAAGCACAAGCTGGACTTCACCCCCTTGGCGTGTGCTGCCAA GGGGAAGATGGTTTTGGGCTGTAAAAGGGCGGAGCTGTGGATGTGTGGCATGGGATACCAGTTAGCCCATGCTGCCAACATGCTGCACTGTGCTGAGAACCATGGCAGGA TGATGAAGATGGGCAAGAGAGGCCTCACGGTGCTCTGCCTGCTGACCAAGGAGAACAGCTGGAAGTGGGTGCAGGCCAACGCGCAGCTCGTCTATAGGAATGGGGAGCCCGAGTCCATCATTGTCACACAGAGACCCCTCCT AGATGAAGAAGGAGGAGAGCACCTTCAGAAGCAGTCCATGCATCTTCCCTTCACCTTTGCGACAGGAGAGGCACTCTTGTATCAAAGCTGTGACCCTCTCCCAGGCTTTCCTGACCCTTTCCAGAGCAAAGGGAAATGGAGGCAGTCCAAGAAGACCTCCCAGAGCCATGAAGGGCACTTCCATCGGAGCAGCATTGACCCCAGTTCTCCGCTGGGCGCTGTGATGCAGCAGACCAGTCCGGTGTCCACCTCCCGTCCTGCTCCTAACGCCTCCTCCAGCAGTAGCTTTGTGGACCACCTCCAGGACGTGTCCTTGGATGCAGGAAGAGGTGCCTGGAGTACGGATGCTGCTCTGGTTTCTTCAAGGGGGGACAGCGTCAAAGAGgatgtgcagcaggagggccctCTCTTGGCCACCCTGGACTCACTGTCTCT ATGTGATGAGAACTGTTCCAACACTGGGCTCTTCAGTGCGCTGGGGGCGCT GAATGGTGAGGACCtggagctcctgctgctgggtgagAGAATGGTAATGGTCAATATGGACCCTGATCTTAGCCCATCCTGCAGTGACGTGGTGAGCTCATCACTGTGA